A single genomic interval of Candidatus Alcyoniella australis harbors:
- a CDS encoding zinc ribbon domain-containing protein — MEDARKCPKCKHRIADDALRCIYCGEALDEITPRQDFGKYECPNCSAPLQRPAADGPLRCEFCAQLVEPIPATVTAAAAIGSARHVRQAIEELDVKGLKGNPLQLMAMLRAKGIEISAPLSAGIAQPTFLQRMYKDKSSTADKKSRYGCVIAALIGFFLLLIMTVLIMSSGVSKSRVPESEISNNTIEIGDR; from the coding sequence ATGGAAGACGCGCGCAAATGCCCCAAGTGCAAGCATCGCATCGCGGACGACGCGTTGCGTTGCATTTACTGCGGCGAGGCCCTGGACGAGATCACGCCCCGGCAGGACTTTGGCAAGTACGAGTGCCCCAACTGCAGCGCGCCGCTTCAGCGTCCGGCCGCGGATGGTCCGCTGCGTTGCGAGTTCTGCGCGCAACTGGTCGAGCCGATCCCGGCGACAGTGACCGCTGCGGCCGCCATCGGGTCGGCCCGGCACGTGCGGCAGGCGATCGAGGAGCTCGACGTCAAGGGGCTTAAGGGCAACCCGTTGCAGTTGATGGCCATGCTGCGCGCCAAGGGGATCGAGATCAGCGCGCCGCTCTCGGCCGGGATTGCCCAGCCGACGTTCCTGCAGCGGATGTACAAGGACAAGTCGAGCACGGCAGATAAAAAGAGCCGCTACGGATGCGTAATAGCGGCGCTGATCGGGTTTTTTCTGTTGCTGATCATGACGGTGTTGATCATGTCCTCGGGCGTGAGTAAGTCGCGTGTGCCCGAATCTGAAATAAGCAACAACACCATAGAGATAGGAGATCGCTAG
- a CDS encoding Crp/Fnr family transcriptional regulator, which produces MSVEKQEMERIDIKMVMDSSVFSNFTGDVKEVERITHIGSAKRNQMIYMPDDPGTELYFLKAGRVKICKITEDGREIILNLVKPGDVFGEMAVISEGKRENFAEIQENVIYYYIKRLDLIALMKSRPEVAIRLAKMIGERRLEAERNMESFLYKGVRERLASLLIKLAKDYGIKDARGNMLRIKITHQDLANLIGSSRETVSLTMGDFRKEGVIDINDRKIIIKDEMGLARIS; this is translated from the coding sequence ATGTCAGTTGAAAAGCAGGAAATGGAACGGATCGATATCAAAATGGTGATGGACTCCTCTGTGTTTTCCAACTTCACCGGAGACGTCAAGGAAGTGGAGCGCATTACCCATATCGGTAGCGCCAAGCGCAACCAGATGATCTACATGCCCGATGATCCGGGAACCGAGCTGTATTTTCTGAAGGCCGGCAGGGTCAAGATTTGCAAGATCACCGAGGACGGCAGAGAGATCATTCTCAACCTGGTCAAGCCTGGGGACGTTTTCGGCGAGATGGCCGTGATCAGCGAGGGCAAGCGCGAGAACTTCGCCGAGATCCAGGAGAACGTGATCTACTACTACATCAAGCGGCTGGACCTGATCGCGCTGATGAAGAGCAGGCCCGAGGTGGCGATCCGGCTGGCCAAGATGATCGGCGAACGACGGCTCGAGGCCGAGCGCAACATGGAATCGTTCCTCTACAAGGGCGTGCGCGAACGACTGGCATCGCTGTTGATCAAGCTGGCCAAGGACTACGGCATCAAGGACGCGCGCGGCAATATGCTGCGGATCAAGATCACCCACCAGGACCTGGCGAACCTGATCGGCTCGAGCCGCGAGACCGTCAGTTTGACCATGGGCGACTTCCGCAAGGAAGGGGTGATCGACATCAACGACCGCAAGATCATCATCAAGGACGAGATGGGCCTGGCGCGGATCAGTTAG